One part of the Candida albicans SC5314 chromosome R, complete sequence genome encodes these proteins:
- the HSE1 gene encoding ESCRT-0 subunit protein (ESCRT-0 complex subunit; SH3-domain-containing protein), producing MTSLDVLINKATDPTLTSDNWQYILDVCDRISADPETETKRTITILKTKLTSKDANVVLRSLSLLISIAENCGSRVKQEIATKSFLQDALVKRLSDKKLHATVKYKICEVLTQLYNAFKGDPSLKPMTDAYNKARSEHPRYFSKQTQGPSKPAKKERTQQDKDREEDELQRALKLSLQEFEQQKTGKKEPDVNKPLPEIQPEPESPPVETVATVSKVRALYDLVSYEPDELSFRKGDVITVIESVYRDWWRGSLPSGKIGIFPLNYVTPIVNKSPQDIAKEIEIENKLITEEQRKIERLLAILSSQQIETINEDEVTHLYNEIIPLRIQLGNSIDKYGARQEELKVLNQSLNSEIKLYNELLDKSISSRAKHNTGGAMYQMSPYPTEQFPGQSQPQLSQQQQHQPYAQPQQTSNYAQQSQTVPPQFTQSQQTQPQYHQSHTRTGSHQEVPQYSGYNSNNIPPPATTFNQYPPSQLQQQDTSAGFGNDVYNRAAPGQPY from the coding sequence ATGACTTCTTTAGACGTATTGATTAACAAAGCAACCGATCCTACATTAACATCAGATAACTGGCAATATATTCTTGATGTATGTGATAGAATTTCAGCAGATCCCGAAACCGAAACTAAACGAACCATTACTATATTGAAGACTAAATTAACTTCAAAAGATGCTAATGTCGTATTAAGATCcttatcattattaatatctATAGCTGAAAATTGTGGGTCCAGAGtcaaacaagaaatagCCACCAAATCATTTTTACAAGATGCTTTGGTCAAAAGGTTATCGGATAAGAAATTGCACGCCACAGtgaaatacaaaatatgTGAAGTGTTAACACAATTATATAATGCATTTAAGGGAGATCCATCATTGAAACCAATGACTGATGCATATAACAAGGCAAGACTGGAACATCCTAGATATTTTAGTAAACAAACACAAGGTCCTTCAAAACCAGCAAAGAAGGAAAGAACACAACAAGACAAAGACcgtgaagaagatgaattaCAGAGAGCTTTGAAATTGTCATTGCAAGAATTTGAGCAACAGAAAACTGGGAAGAAAGAACCTGATGTGAATAAACCTTTACCGGAAATACAACCTGAACCAGAATCGCCTCCAGTGGAAACAGTTGCTACAGTTTCAAAAGTGAGAGCTTTATATGATTTAGTTTCGTATGAACCTGATGAATTATCATTCCGTAAAGGTGATGTTATAACTGTGATTGAATCAGTTTATCGTGACTGGTGGAGAGGATCATTACCTAGTGGCAAAATTGGGATATTCCCATTAAATTATGTCACACctattgttaataaatcaCCACAAGATATTGccaaagaaattgaaattgagaATAAGTTAATCACCGAGGAACAAAggaaaattgaaagattgTTAGCAATCTTGTCGTCACAACAAATAGAAACTATAAACGAAGACGAAGTAACACACTTATATAATGAGATCATTCCTTTGCGTATTCAATTAggtaattcaattgataaatatggAGCTCGTCaggaagaattgaaagtgTTAAATCAACTGTTGAATtctgaaatcaaattgtaTAATGAGTTACTAGATAAGCTGATTTCAAGCAGAGCCAAACACAACACAGGAGGAGCAATGTATCAGATGTCTCCATACCCCACTGAACAATTTCCGGGCCAACTGCAACCTCAACtatcacaacaacaacaacatcaaccaTACGCACAGCCTCAACAGACTAGCAATTATGCACAACAATCACAAACAGTGCCACCTCAATTCACCCAGTCTCAACAGACACAACCACAGTATCACCAATCGCATACAAGGACAGGCtcacaccaagaagttcCACAATATCTGGGATACAATAGCAACAATATCCCACCACCAGCCACAACTTTTAACCAGTACCCACCAAGTCAattgcaacaacaagataCAAGTGCAGGATTTGGGAATGATGTATATAATAGAGCTGCACCTGGACAACCCTACTGA
- a CDS encoding putative ubiquitin-protein ligase (Ortholog(s) have role in free ubiquitin chain polymerization, negative regulation of telomerase activity and cytosol, mitochondrion, nucleus localization) — protein MTDKEKKVNNSNPQEDVSRFSDDDSMSIQDADISDSEHDLLIRLSQQAQNRRASQNQYHNDINVIGDDSHNDTTASLDLEVVSNEHDIEDHLDDEIIEEDDDDDDNSDNDDNSHDHSDDFEDPDSMSMMETADFLRQLMQARRNRTTEIRNSNSDSAGQSLNEDDDEMDNDEHDNINDDDDNDGDGNEDDEEVEEEEDEDEDDPRAEFLRAIGALTGGNRNSSNGDTSSSGNGFVDVMQRLMGGGVIFDGGSARDSGEIDALVNNLSQREDTYIVLESMNELSERLLMMNGLTAERLIPANKLARSLIEIMEDPKLEEELELHLVACRCLYNFLEVNQDFIHDALNNNAIPALCNKLLEIKYIDLTEQALQTLEMISRDPISHNSIISNNGLTACLQYLDFLTIHAQRKCLTIVANSCSNISIGNFPKVKEAFNGIAEVVRNHNDKVVVENAWLTISRIVMCFKNKPDLLNELFADKELLFKELTKVILVSCNKSSNTSSESNQVTLNHGSNLSLIKSLIILVSVSVDVSRILISECEIGSIIVKSLNKYAKQNQEIDPLKTHSDSISIEALMSAPKDLISQFLSLIGYLLPITYSTSDALYLRPNYEQDQERQNINQTRIELCTQLIPNEYWKFVNDIWSLLILSFQATMDFEIRRKGFVNLYRIICSNESDFSLIKDVDFIAGLLANVVTQYQSIVIKEFASVESNDDDMVSTDVEENEELGQASTSQEDEDDYDDEDEDDEVVDEDEDEEFSILDSRGTSSIQSSTSSLPEDVNKLNSLMLLLSSLKIIKVLLEKAPFTIIGLFEKEGLINDVLRLLKTLSDKADLNEKDPRASINSMMSAYSNKFIDSEFTKEYEYKLTSRVIYSNIVSIATDINSLYQQSKNEGLQNISENMKVLQEVKTTLSNHKNIKSFSYNQWLELWNNLKLAFCGSSSPVSSFELISSGAIESLTKLFSTDFGLESSDCYKAFTEAFWKDDSATFLVQKLQEALTRSESFDIVSATSSTNNQSSFARDQNQAAIMANQIKLKLIAEDENSDQSKLPGNMQNMILSVHAIATFKSVFAFLKQRFKFFEELGGSLNRSFNNEDSERKQDLNIEFLINGEVIPNETTIYGVIYRSLQETPDEVVNSSKIWSKVHNITYRKVSSEVSKEAPFTNFNLHYNTDRELSLYDDTTINILKLLKILFRMNNNFSNGGGHNVATKEFTNWKLTVKLNRQLEEPLVVASGTLPGWSIHLTKQFPFIFPFETRIFFLQSTSFGYSRLIHQWQLRTNQGGDDNVGSTSTNQGNNQRMQLGRPTRHKVRISRKMMLQSAVKVLGMYGSTPGILEIEYFDEEGSGLGPTLEFYSTVSKEFSKKKLRLWRDEEPRQASDVDVDVDESYVVNKYGLFPKPMDKTQLSSENGRKVLYFFSSLGKFIARALLDSRIIDFNFNPVFLSLIQLLNKTNGINSTSRTNTSKLSKKMATISNLRLVDPTLADSLQHLNKYIELFESNSDIHNVTVDGARVEDLALFFELPGNPDYELIPNGSDTLVTADNLELYINKVIEATLFSGILTQTKAFMDGFSKVFPINSLIIFSSRELVELFGNAEEDWSMDTLTSSIVANHGYTKESEAIKSLIDILMNFSIEEKREFLQFLTGAPKLPIGGFKALRPELTVVRKHAEDGLKDDDYLPSVMTCANYLKLPNYSSKEMMKEKLIQAMKEGAGAFLLS, from the coding sequence ATGACTGATaaggaaaagaaagtcAACAACAGTAATCCACAAGAAGATGTACTGCGATTTTCTGACGATGATAGTATGAGTATTCAAGACGCTGACATTAGCGATAGTGAACACGATTTATTGATAAGATTATCACAACAAGCACAAAATCGTCGAGCATCGCAAAATCAGTACCACAATGATATTAATGTTATAGGTGATGACTCCCATAATGATACAACTGCCAGTTTAGACCTTGAAGTTGTCTCAAACGAACACGACATTGAAGATCATTTggatgatgaaattatcGAAGAAGACGACGATGACGACGATAACAGTGACAACGATGATAATTCACACGATCATAGTGACGATTTTGAAGATCCTGATTCTATGAGTATGATGGAAACTGCTGATTTCTTACGTCAATTAATGCAAGcaagaagaaatagaaCCACTGAAATCCGTAATCTGAATAGTGACAGTGCCGGCCAGAGCCTAAACgaggatgatgatgaaatggATAATGACGAACATGACAATATCAACGATGATGACGATAATGATGGAGATGGAAATGAAGATGACGAAGAAGTtgaggaggaggaagatgaagatgaagatgatccCCGTGCTGAGTTTTTGAGGGCAATTGGTGCGCTTACAGGCGGCAATAGAAACAGCAGTAATGGTGATACCAGCTCCAGTGGTAACGGGTTTGTCGATGTAATGCAAAGATTGATGGGAGGAGGTGTTATTTTCGATGGAGGATCTGCTCGTGATAGTGGCGAGATAGATGCGTTGGTCAACAATTTAAGTCAAAGAGAGGATACCTACATTGTCCTTGAATCTATGAATGAGTTGTCAGAGagattattgatgatgaatggATTAACCGCAGAAAGATTGATCCCTGCCAATAAGTTAGCTAGAAGCttgattgaaataatgGAAGATCCAAAGTTGGAAGAGGAATTGGAACTACATTTAGTGGCATGTCGATGTTTATATAATTTCTTGGAAGTGAATCAAGATTTCATACACGATgctttgaataataatgctATTCCTGCCTTGTGTAATAAACTTTTGGAGATCAAATATATCGATTTGACTGAGCAGGCATTGCAGACACTTGAAATGATATCACGAGACCCAATTTCTCATAATAGTATTATATCAAATAACGGGTTAACTGCATGTCTACAgtatttggattttttaaCAATTCATGCTCAACGAAAATGCTTAACTATAGTTGCCAATTCATGCAGTAATATCTCCATTGGAAATTTCCCCAAAGTCAAAGAAGCATTTAATGGTATTGCTGAAGTCGTAAGAAATCATAACGATAAGgtagttgttgaaaatgCATGGTTAACCATTTCAAGAATAGTTATGtgtttcaaaaacaaaccTGATctattaaatgaattgtttGCAGATAAGGAGTTACTTTTCAAAGAGTTGACAAAAGTTATTCTTGTGAGTTGTAATAAATCCCTGAATACCAGTTCGGAATCAAATCAAGTAACACTCAATCATGGATCCAACTTGAGTTTGATTAAGTCGTTGATAATTTTAGTTAGTGTGAGTGTCGATGTTTCTCGGATATTGATTAGTGAATGTGAAATTGGATCTATAATtgttaaatcattaaacaAATATGCCAAACAAAATCAGGAAATTGACCCCTTGAAAACTCATTCTGATAGTATATCTATTGAGGCATTAATGTCTGCACCTaaagatttgatttctcAGTTTTTGAGTTTGATTGGATATTTATTACCCATTACATATTCAACATCTGATGCTTTATATTTAAGACCTAATTACGAACAAGATCAGGAGAGACAAAATATAAACCAAACTAGGATTGAATTATGCACCCAACTTATACCGAATGAGTATTGGAAGTTTGTCAATGATATATGGTCATTATTAATTCTAAGTTTCCAAGCAACCATGGATTTTGAGATTAGACGTAAAGGGTTTGTCAACTTGTATCGTAtaatttgttcaaatgAGAGCGATTTTTCACTCATTAAAGATGTGGATTTTATTGCAGGGTTACTTGCTAACGTTGTCACtcaatatcaatcaattgtaatCAAAGAATTTGCAAGTGTGGAGAGTAATGATGACGATATGGTGAGCACCgatgttgaagaaaatgagGAACTTGGTCAAGCTAGTACATCCCAAGAAGACGAAGACGACTATGATGACGAAGATGAAGACGATGAGGTTgtagatgaagatgaagatgaagagtTTTCTATCCTAGATAGTCGAGGTACATCTAGTATTCAAAGCAGTACATCATCATTACCAGAAGAtgtcaataaattgaaCTCATTGATGTTATTGCTAAGTTCATTGAAGATCATCAAAGTTTTACTTGAAAAAGCACCATTCACAATTATTGgcttatttgaaaaagaaggtTTGATCAATGACGTATTAAGACTTTTGAAGACATTGAGTGACAAAGCTGATCTCAACGAAAAAGATCCAAGAGCATCCATCAATCTGATGATGAGTGCATActcaaataaatttattgatagTGAATTCACCAAGGAATATGAGTATAAATTAACCAGCAGAGTAATTTATTCTAATATCGTTAGTATTGCTACCGATATTAACTCGTTATATCAACAAAGTAAAAATGAAGGATTACAGAATATATCTGAAAACATGAAGGTGTTACAAGAAGTCAAGACAACTTTATCTAATCATAAAAATATCAAGTCTTTTAGTTACAATCAATGGCTTGAATTGTGGAATAATTTGAAGCTTGCATTTTGTGGGTCATCTTCACCGGTTTCTagttttgaattgatttcttctgGTGCTATAGAATCATTGACCAAATTGTTTAGTACTGATTTCGGTTTAGAATCAAGTGATTGTTATAAAGCATTCACAGAAGCTTTTTGGAAAGATGATTCAGCTACATTTTTGGTTCAGAAACTTCAAGAGGCGTTAACAAGATCAGAAtcatttgatattgtttcaGCTACCAGCAGCACAAATAACCAATCATCGTTTGCTCGAGATCAAAACCAAGCTGCAATCATGGCAAAccaaattaaattaaaattgattgctGAAGATGAGAATAGTGATCAAAGTAAATTACCTGGAAATATGCAAAATATGATTTTGTCAGTTCACGCCATTGCTACATTTAAATCTGTTTTTGCATTTTTGAAGCaaagatttaaattttttgaagaattaggAGGTTCATTAAATCGAAGtttcaataatgaagatTCAGAACGCAAACAGGatttaaatattgaatttttgatCAATGGAGAAGTGATTCCtaatgaaacaacaatCTATGGTGTCATATACCGTTCTTTACAAGAAACTCCAGATGAAGTTGTTAACTCAAGTAAAATATGGTCTAAAGTTCATAATATCACTTACCGTAAAGTGAGTTCCGAAGTTAGCAAGGAAGCTCCATTTACTAATTTCAACCTTCATTATAATACTGATCGTGAATTAAGTTTATATGACGATACAACtattaatattttgaaattattaaaaatactATTCCGAATGAACAATAATTTTagtaatggtggtggtcaCAATGTGGCTACTAAGGAGTTTacaaattggaaattgacTGTGAAGTTGAATCGACAATTGGAGGAACCATTAGTTGTTGCTAGTGGTACGTTACCGGGTTGGAGTATTCATTTAACTAAACAATTTCCATTTATTTTCCCATTTGAAACGAGAATATTCTTTTTGCAATCAACTTCATTTGGCTATTCTCgtttaattcatcaatggCAATTGCGTACAAACCAAGGTGGCGATGACAATGTTGGTAGTACTAGTACCAATCAAGGTAACAATCAAAGAATGCAATTGGGTAGACCTACAAGACACAAAGTTAGAATTTCCAGAAAAATGATGTTACAGAGTGCAGTGAAAGTATTGGGCATGTATGGATCTACCCCAGGgattttggaaattgagtattttgatgaagaaggtTCTGGATTGGGTCCAACTTTAGAGTTTTATTCAACTGTGTCTAAAGAGTTttccaagaaaaaactAAGGTTATGGAGAGATGAGGAGCCAAGACAAGCCagtgatgttgatgttgatgttgatgaatcTTATGTTGTCAACAAATATGGATTATTTCCTAAACCAATGGATAAAACCCAATTATCTAGTGAAAATGGTCGTAAAgtattgtattttttctCCTCATTGGGTAAATTTATTGCTCGAGCTTTATTAGATTCCAGAATTAtagatttcaatttcaaccCTGTCTTTTTGCTGCTAAtccaattattaaataaaaccAATGGAATAAATTCAACTTCCAGGACCAATACATCAAAGTTATCGAAGAAAATGGCTACTATTAGTAACTTACGTTTGGTTGATCCTACTTTAGCTGATTCCTTACAACATTTGAACAAGTATATTGAGTTATTTGAATCTAATTCAGACATTCACAATGTTACTGTTGATGGTGCAAGAGTTGAAGATTTggcattattttttgaattacCTGGTAATCCCGATTATGAATTGATTCCTAATGGTAGTGATACCCTCGTTACCGCCGATAACTTGGAACTTTATATCAATAAAGTGATTGAGGCAACTTTATTTAGTGGTATTCTTACTCAGACTAAAGCATTTATGGATGGATTTTCTAAAGTTTTCCCAATAAATTCgttaataatattttcgTCACGTGAGTTGGTGGAATTATTTGGTAATGCGGAAGAGGATTGGTCAATGGATACTTTAACTTCAAGTATTGTTGCTAATCATGGATATACTAAAGAATCAGAAGCcataaaatcattaattgatattttgatgaatttcAGTATTGAAGAGAAACGAGAGTTTTTACAATTTTTAACTGGGGCACCAAAATTACCTATTGGTGGATTTAAAGCTCTTAGACCTGAGTTGACAGTAGTTAGAAAACATGCTGAAGACGGCCTcaaagatgatgattaCTTGCCTAGTGTTATGACTTGTGctaattatttgaaattaccaAACTATTCAAGTAAAGAAATGATGAAAGAGAAATTAATACAAGCCATGAAAGAGGGTGCTGGTGCCTTTTTGTTATCATAA
- the OYE22 gene encoding Oye22p (Putative NADPH dehydrogenase; rat catheter biofilm induced) has translation MTISNSNLFKPINIGKKTISHRIAHLPTTRNRATKDHVPTDLMQKYYTDRAKTGGLLVTEATLISLNQGIYPNVPGIWNNQQRDAWKKITDSVHSVGGFISVQLWALGRVGNAKLLKNHGLPLTGVSPIYEHEQAEKDAVKAENPIQELTQDEIKDIIYNQFANAAKLADEAGFDFIELHGANGYLFEQFIHPGTNKRTDKYGGSIENRARFLFEVVDHLSTIVDPSKLAIRLSPLNNFQVPGINPTAKEDYSYIIAGLQKRADEGKGFGYINVVEGRFSPDGSTEACDVNFVGDIWKGALLKGGNYTYDKKNSWETIERDANADNRTLVGFGRYFIANPDLPTRIEKDLPLNDYDRSTFYANDDYGYNTYPFYGQEIKADPEHKVFGVALA, from the coding sequence ATGacaatttccaattccaatttatttaaaccAATCAACATTGGTAAAAAAACTATCAGTCATAGAATTGCCCATTTACCAACCACTAGAAACCGTGCTACTAAAGACCATGTCCCTACTGATTTAATGCAAAAATATTATACTGATCGTGCTAAAACAGGTGGATTATTAGTTACTGAAGCTACTTTAATCTCTTTGAATCAAGGAATTTATCCAAATGTTCCAGGTATTTGGAATAATCAACAACGAGATGCTTGGAAGAAAATCACTGATTCGGTCCATTCTGTTGGTGGATTCATTTCTGTTCAATTATGGGCTTTAGGTAGAGTTGGTAATgctaaattattgaaaaatcatGGATTACCATTAACTGGTGTTAGTCCAATTTATGAACATGAACAAGCTGAAAAAGATGCTGTTAAAGCTGAAAATCCAATTCAAGAATTGACTcaagatgaaattaaagatattatttataatcaatttgcTAATGCTGCTAAATTAGCCGATGAAGCCGggtttgattttattgaattacaCGGAGCTAACGGTTATTTGTTTGAACAATTCATTCATCCTGGAACCAATAAGAGAACTGATAAATACGGGggatcaattgaaaatagagccagatttttatttgaagtCGTTGATCATTTATCAACTATTGTTGATCCTTCTAAATTGGCAATTAGATTATCACctttaaataatttccaAGTTCCTGGCATAAACCCAACTGCAAAGGAAGATTATTCATACATTATTGCTGGATTACAAAAAAGAGCCGATGAAGGTAAAGGTTTCGGATATAttaatgttgttgaaggTCGTTTTTCACCTGATGGAAGCACTGAAGCTTGCGATGTCAATTTTGTTGGTGATATCTGGAAAGGTGCTTTGTTAAAAGGAGGTAATTATACTTATGATAAGAAAAACAGTTGGGAAACAATCGAACGTGATGCTAATGCTGATAACAGAACTTTAGTTGGTTTTGGTAGATACTTTATTGCTAATCCAGATTTGCCAAccagaattgaaaaagatttacCATTGAATGATTATGATAGGTCCACTTTTTATGCCAATGATGATTATGGTTATAATACTTATCCATTCTACGGTCAAGAAATCAAGGCTGACCCAGAACACAAAGTATTCGGTGTTGCTTTAGCTTGA
- a CDS encoding uncharacterized protein (Putative F-actin capping protein subunit alpha; possibly an essential gene, disruptants not obtained by UAU1 method), with amino-acid sequence MSINLNELVDSLIQSAPPAELKQVSQSLSSLTKGTSTSSTNSLIQDSIEQYAQENIISIDNIIISKYNKDENSSKYIDYVNNKLFNVDWQNQKIIDVESYHDNNNKRGSNYDELIQKLSQYGDDYYPSNFAFTVIPESEDQLRVIIIGQRANHDNFYTGQWKSNYLITEQGIKGNIDLDIHYFEDGNVRLKFNESINSSNNNNNSSTLQSGNLINNASRIVNFINEQENATMVKIIEQFNNLNQKSFKNLRRLLPVTRSKINWGSAIGNYRLGSDVINKK; translated from the coding sequence ATGTCAATCAACCTTAACGAACTTGttgattcattaattcaatCAGCACCTCCAGCTGAATTGAAACAAGTGTCACAATCGTTATCCTCATTAACTAAGGGAACATCAACATCGTCAaccaattcattaattcaaGATAGTATTGAACAATATGCCCAAGAGAATATAATTagtattgataatattattatttccaaATACAATAAGGATGAGAATTCGTctaaatatattgattatgttaataacaaattgttcaatGTTGATTGgcaaaatcaaaagattattgatgttgaatCATATcacgacaacaacaataaaaggGGCAGTAATtatgatgaattgattcaGAAATTGTCTCAATATGGTGATGATTATTATCCATCAAACTTTGCATTTACAGTTATTCCTGAAAGTGAAGATCAATTGAGAGTGATTATTATAGGACAACGAGCCAATCATGATAATTTTTATACTGGACAAtggaaatcaaattatttaattactGAACAAGGAATCAAAggtaatattgatttagatattcattattttgaaGATGGTAATGTCAGATTGAAATTCAATGAATCTATCAAcagtagtaataataataataatagttcAACTTTGCAAAGTGgtaatttgattaataatgcATCTAGAAttgtcaattttattaatgaacAAGAGAATGCTACTATGgttaaaattattgaacaatttaataatttgaatcaaaaatcatttaaaaatttacgAAGATTATTGCCAGTTACCAgatcaaaaattaattggGGGTCTGCTATTGGTAATTATAGATTAGGTAGTGATGTAATCAATAAAaagtaa
- the SFT1 gene encoding Sft1p (Putative Golgi v-SNARE; Plc1-regulated; Spider biofilm induced) yields the protein MSDTLYSQREHQNNQKFEQLASTLHQFRTTVDHDIHNNVQQENSLLDSLNDNFNSLMVSVKQTSGELRTVMNRNASLTRIVGMILLGFFIIWMLYKLI from the coding sequence ATGTCAGATACATTATATTCTCAAAGAGAACATCAGAACAATCAGaaatttgaacaattagCTTCAACTTTACACCAATTCAGAACCACCGTAGATCATGATATTCACAATAATGTTCAACAAGAAAACTCCCTACTAGATTCATTGaatgataatttcaattctttaatgGTGCTGGTTAAACAAACTTCTGGAGAATTAAGAACAGTTATGAATAGAAATGCTAGTCTTACTCGGATAGTAGGAATGATATTGCTTGGATTCTTTATAATTTGGATGTTGtataaattaatataa
- a CDS encoding uncharacterized protein (Putative transporter; mutation confers hypersensitivity to toxic ergosterol analog; fungal-specific (no human or murine homolog)), with translation MSTTKPTTSHVESDTKPDADHLEIRKSNLSESDLGVEEISDLKYINLPPSLQHMTQEELRTLDKKTTRKIDLRLMPMLIFIYILNYLDRNNLASARLGGLEKDIGLVGNQYQICISILFVGYILFQVPSNMLLNKMGRPSIYLSVVMTIWGAISTATGAVQSFGGLVAVRVLLGVVESAFFPGALMILSSWYDKKTLASRNSILYAGSLISSAFSGLIAAGILKMDGLGGVQGWRYLFIIEGGITVLTVPFAYFILPDNPSNTKFLSQEEKDIIMWKMKRDLGNVNDSDKEAQESEIQGFMHACKDIKVWLLCAIHSFLVAACGVTNFFPSVVQTLNFDRTTTLCLTAPPYVIAVVATYLWAKHADHSGERFYHVTIPLVLSLVAFIISAASLNTGARYFSMCLMIPSLYCAFVVILTWISNCCPRPPAKRAAAIAIVNCLSNSTSIWNAYLYPSSDAPRYLVAFCCNSAFIVLSILFAVGLRIRLTVLNKRIERGTMDWQKELGKGNDGSKISPDFRFLY, from the coding sequence ATGTCTACTACAAAACCAACAACGTCACATGTTGAGTCTGATACCAAACCAGATGCTGATCATCTTGAAATAAGAAAATCTAACTTATCTGAATCAGATCTTGGAGTCGAAGAAATAAGtgatttaaaatatatCAACCTCCCACCGCTGTTGCAACACATGACACAAGAAGAGTTAAGAACATTAGATAAAAAAACCACCAGAAAGATCGATTTAAGATTGATGCCAATGTTGATCTTCATTTACATTTTGAACTATTTAGATAGAAACAATTTGGCTAGTGCCAGATTAGGAGGTTTAGAAAAAGATATTGGTTTGGTTGGTAACCAATACCAAATCTGTATTTCCATCTTGTTTGTTGGTTACATTCTTTTCCAAGTCCCATCCAATATGTTGTTGAACAAAATGGGTCGTCCATCAATTTACCTTTCAGTTGTCATGACTATATGGGGTGCTATTTCTACTGCCACGGGTGCCGTTCAAAGTTTTGGTGGATTGGTCGCAGTCCGTGTGTTGCTTGGTGTTGTCGAATCCGCATTTTTCCCTGGTGCCTTGATGATCTTGTCAAGTTGGTATGACAAAAAAACACTTGCCTCCAGAAACTCTATTTTATACGCTGGGCTGTTAATTAGTTCTGCATTCAGTGGTTTGATTGCTGCTGgtatattgaaaatggatGGCTTGGGTGGTGTTCAAGGTTGGAGATACcttttcattattgaagGTGGTATTACTGTGCTCACAGTCCCATTTGCTTACTTTATTTTACCAGATAACCCATCAAATACCAAATTCTTAAgccaagaagaaaaagacaTTATTATGTGGAAAATGAAGAGAGATCTTGGAAATGTCAATGACTCTGATAAAGAAGCCCAAGAATCTGAAATACAAGGATTTATGCATGCATGCAAAGATATCAAGGTCTGGCTTTTGTGTGCTATTCACCTGTTCTTAGTTGCTGCTTGTGGTGTTACCAATTTTTTCCCATCAGTGGTGCAAACATTGAATTTCGATAGAACTACCACTTTATGTTTGACTGCTCCTCCATATGTTATAGCTGTTGTTGCAACTTATCTTTGGGCTAAACACGCAGATCATTCTGGAGAAAGATTCTACCATGTTACTATTCCGTTAGTGTTATCGTTAGTTGCATTTATCATTTCTGCTGCTTCATTAAACACTGGTGCTCGTTACTTTAGTATGTGTTTGATGATTCCTTCCCTTTATTGTGCATTCGTTGTTATTCTTACCTGGATTTCCAACTGTTGTCCAAGACCACCAGCTAAACGTGCCGCTGCTATTGCCATTGTCAATTGTTTGAGTAACTCCACTTCAATTTGGAATGCTTATTTATACCCATCAAGTGATGCGCCACGTTATTTGGTTGCATTCTGCTGTAACTCAGCTTTCATTGTTCTTTCTATTCTTTTTGCTGTTGGTTTGAGAATTAGATTGACCGTTTTGAACAAGAGAATTGAAAGAGGTACCATGGACTGGCAAAAGGAATTGGGTAAAGGTAATGATGGATCAAAGATTTCTCCTGACTTTAGATTCTTATACTAG